Sequence from the Methanobrevibacter arboriphilus genome:
GGGTATGGAAAAGTTTTATATTTAATAGAACTGTTTCAATTAGGTGTTTATTTTGATAATCCTACAATGAATGAAATGTATTCAATCGATCCAGATAATAATGGAATTTTTACCATAGCTAACAATAATATTTATGGTAAAGGAGTTTCAGTATATGGAATTGCTGCCTATGGATCCAGATATATGAATATCCTAGGAAATAACATAACTGTTTATGGTGGAGATTATACTTCTGTTAGTAAAGGTTCAGATGTTATTCCAACAGGAAATAATCCTATTATTTTATTTTCAAGAAGCAGTGCTACTAGTTGTAACAATGTAAATATTACAAATAATAGGCTTGAAACAAATAATGGAGTCATTGTTTGGGTTAATGAATCATATCCTCCTCAAAATTTTACATATTCAAACAATCTACAAACATTCTTTATTGATGATGAATCCTATTATAACTTTTTTGATAATAATGGGGACTTTTTAGCTAATATTAATGTTACTAATAATGATACACTTAGGTTAGGAAATTTAAATAAAAAGAAATTTAACATTGACAGAAAATTAACTATTATTCCTTTCAATCAGACATCTGTGATTTCGTTTTGTCAAATTATCTTAAAAGATGGGTCTTCTGGATCACTTATTAAAGATTTATATATGATAAGTGATTCATGTGTTTTAGCAATTGAAGAGTCTAATGATAATATTCTTGAAAATAATCGAATCCTTATAATGAATGTAGGAGATGCACTTTATTATTCTGTAACTGGAATATCTATTACTGGAGATAGTGTAAGAAATAAAATTTTGAATAATAATATTGAGATGATTGGTAATCCTAATCCTTTAAATTCAGTATATTTCTATGGTATTTCTATTGGATCTTATGGATATAATACTATAAATAATACTATCAGTGGAAATAAAATAAATATAAATTCTGGATATTATTCAGGAGGTATTTCTTTAACTGGAGCTATCGGAACTATTGTATCAAACAATATTCTTTCTTTATATGGCAAACACTTTGTTTATGGTATTGCCATAAGTGACATGTCTGCATGGGATTATACACAAAAATCAAATAAAAACCAAATAATTTCCAATAATATCAATGCAAAGGGTGGTATGATTTATTTAATCCAATCATATAATTCTATATATAATACTATTAAGAATAATAATATTACAGGAGATGGTGACGCAGTTTATGGTTATGCAGCTGCAGGAGCTTTAAATGATCTTGTTGAAGGAAATATTATGATAATTAAAGGTATTGATTCTAGTAAAATTGTTAATGGCTTTGATTCAATTGGATTTGGGCATGGAGGAATATTTTTTACTCAAGGGTCTTCTAATATAACTATTATTAATAATAAGATAACTTCTATTTATAAAAAAGGAGGAGATTATGGAATATTCATTAATGGAAGTGATATAGATTCTAAAAATACAATAAAAAACAATATAATCACTTCTGATAATGCTAAAAAAGTTGGAAAAGCAGCTATCTTCACTGATAAATCTTCTGATCTAATATCTGGAAACACTCCTAAAAAAACTACCTTAGATATACTTACAAAAACAATCTATAAAGGGAAAATTGCTACTATTAAGGCAATTCTTAAAGATGAAGATGGAAATTTAGTAGCTAATACTAAAATCCAATTAAAAATCAATGGAAAACTTTATTATGCAACTACTAATTCTAAAGGTGTAGCTACATTTAAGATTTCCTCTCTTAAAGTGGGTAAATTCAGAGTCACTGCCGATTATGTAGGAAATACAGCTTTATTGAAATCTTCTAATACTAAATATCAGGTTGTTAAAGGAATACCAGACTTAATCATTAAAAAAGTCAAAAAACAGGGCAATAGCTATCAAATTACTATTAAAAATCAAGGTTCAGCTAAGTCTACTATATCTAAGTTAAAAATATTCTATAAAAAAAATAAATACAAACTAGCTACAGTCAAAGGAATAAACCCTGGCAAATCTATAACATTAAAAGTAAAATTCTTAAAAAAATTAGCTAATAACAAATATACTAAGATTGCACAGATAAATTATAATAAAAAAGCTTTAGAATCTAATTATAACAATAATAAGAAAAAATTTAAGGTTTAAATATAAATATATAGATTAAAGAAAAGCTTATCTTAATTTTTCTTTTTTATTCTTATTTTTTATTTTTATTCTAATTTTTATTCTTATTTTTTATTTTCTTTTTTATTTTTATTCTCATTTTTTATTTTTATTATTATTTTCATTTTTGTCATAATTTTTTTATCTTCTCTTTGTTTTTTAAAAAATATAGGAATCTTTATTAATAAGAATTTATTAAAAGAATTATAATATCAAATGATGTTGAATTTATATAAAGTAATCTTTATAAATTTTTTATTATTATTTAATTTGAATTCATAAAATATTATTTAATTTGATTTAATTTAGCTAAAAAATATTTTAAAGTTTTTTCATGACTTTAAATTTATTCTTATAATTAATAGAATTGTAATTTTTATATTCGATTGAATTTAATTCGGTAAAAAAATAATTTGAGGGAAAAAATGGGAAAATTAAAAATAACTATGGTATTTATTGTTCTTTTAATTTTTTTAGCATTAGGAACAGCAAATGCTGCTGATACTAATAGTTTTGATAATAATGCTGTTAATGATAATAGTATTAATGGCAATTTTATTGATTTTAATTTGGTTGATGCTAATATTATTAATGATAACAGTGCTGATGATATTGTTGATGTTAATGGTGTTAATGATAATAATTTAAATGGTAATGGTAATTCAAATAAAGAAAATACATCTAATAATGATTATAATAATTCTAAGGATTCTACTTCTGAATCAGGCTCTATTATAGATCAGTCTTTTTCAACTGAATCTTCTTTAAATGTTCAAAATATGATTATTGCTAGTACTCCTGTTACTTATATTATAAATAATTCTAATTATAATGACTTTTTTTATAATAATGGATCAATTAAATCAGGAATTAATGCTGGAGATACTTTATATATTCAGGGAACATTAACAAATAAAAACTTTATAATATCCATACCATTAAATATTATTACAACGAAGGTTGATGGTAAATTAGTTAACTGTACTATTACTATTATTAATACTGGTTCTGGTTCAAATATAACAAATTTAACTTTTAATAATAGTAATAATAATGGACATGGAGTTCATTTAACTGGAACTCAATACAATAAAATCGAAAATTGTACTTTCACTCTTAACGGTCTTAATGCTTATTCTATTCCTGTTGTTAGATCAAATTATAATAAAATTATAGGAAACACAATAAAACAAACTCCTAACAATGCAGGTCAAGGTCAAACACACTCATTAATTGTTTTAGGGGATTCTCATTATAATGTAATAGAAAACAATACACTTGAATCCGATGGTTCAAACTGTATTTATCTATGTACAGCAGCTTTCGCTGATTTTTCAGGTAGTAAATCTTCTACCAATAATAATATATCTGGAAATATAATATATGGAGTTTCTGGAGATTGGTGCTGGGCAATAGCTATAACTAACAGTGATTATAATAATATAAAAAATAATAAAGTTAGAGGTGCTCAAAGAGGTATTTCAGTTTCAGGAAACTATATTAATATAACTGGCAATGATTTACAGTCTAAAGGTACTTCTGATAAACCAGGTATAGGAATTTCCGCAAGTGGAAATCATATTAATATAATTAATAATTATATTAATCAGTCTACAAATAATGAAGTAGGAATTGAGTTTGCAGGTACTAATTCTTCAATAAGAAATAATACAATTTTCACTATTAATGGATATGCTATACAAGTTAGTGTTAGTGAAAATATAACACTTCAAAATAATTCTATTGCAACTAAAGCTGGAAAAGGAATTTCTATTTTTGGAACTAACAATTTGATCTTAATTGAAAATAATTATATAAATTCTACTAATAATGGTGTTTGTATAATGTTAGATAAAGCATCTAATAGTAAATTCCCTAAAAATGTTATTATAAAAAATAATAAACTAAATACTACTGGAGAATTTGCAGTTGATGCGAAAAATGCTGATGATAGTCCTGGATCTATACTTTTTGAAGGTCAGGGTAATGTTATTTATGGAAATGGAAAATATAGGGATCCTAATGGTGTAGTGTCGATTCCAAATTCAACTCCAATATTTGATGGTGAATCTCATTATGTAAATGAAAGTAATTATGATGATTATTTTACAAGTGATGGAACTTTAACAGGTACTGTAAATGATAGAGACATTTTAATTATCTCAGGAAACTTTTATAATAAGAACATAATTATAAATCGTGTAGTTAAAATTGAAGGAAATGGAGCTTACTTTTACAATACTACATTTAAAATTATTATTGATGGAGCTAGAATTGATTCTATAAATATAATCAATTCTAATAATATGGGGATAATCATAGTAGAAGCAAATAATGTTGAAATTAATTATTGTAATATAACTTTGAATCATACAAAAACAGCTTATGGGATTTGGATTTCTAAATCAGACAATGCTAAAATTAAATATAATAGGGTTACTGTGAAAGGGGACTTTTTAACATTTGGGATTTTCCTTGATGGAGCTAATAATTGCACAATCCAAGATAATATTATAAATGTTACTGGAACTAAAGACTTATACAATCATCACGTTGGAAATTGTACTGAATGCGATAATGGCACTTGTGTTGGAGGTACTTGTACTGGTGGTACTTGTGTTGGAGGCACCTGTGTTGATGGTACTTGTACTGGTGGTACTTGTGTTGGAGGTACTGATGATGATGGTACTCATATAATTCCAGAAATTTATAGAACTTATGGTATTATATTAATCGGTTCTGATAATAATAAAATAATTAATAATCGTATATATGCGACTTCTGCTCTAGAAAATCCTATAGATCCTATTAATGATGGTCAA
This genomic interval carries:
- a CDS encoding Ig-like domain-containing protein; amino-acid sequence: MISKKFTFFLAIFLIFIAMGTVSASDENGTSTNSSTSTNSSKEISINDDNYDIYFDSDGKIKDDSDFEDGDTLFINGTLTNKKLNFDKKIVIDGKKSGKIINSTIKISEDASGSTIKNLIFDNIDKMAINLDGDVSNINIINNIINIRGTSLMSASGNLYGIYSIGAGNFINISDNVINMVGEALRTYGMYIQPDISGGYSNPGMNPMNYIISNNIITGVVDGSGSGGGIWGIQADSIINLTIFKNQLDLKSENFVYGIVVSDLVPSTASVEYTVSNVNISDNIIKGYGKVLYLIELFQLGVYFDNPTMNEMYSIDPDNNGIFTIANNNIYGKGVSVYGIAAYGSRYMNILGNNITVYGGDYTSVSKGSDVIPTGNNPIILFSRSSATSCNNVNITNNRLETNNGVIVWVNESYPPQNFTYSNNLQTFFIDDESYYNFFDNNGDFLANINVTNNDTLRLGNLNKKKFNIDRKLTIIPFNQTSVISFCQIILKDGSSGSLIKDLYMISDSCVLAIEESNDNILENNRILIMNVGDALYYSVTGISITGDSVRNKILNNNIEMIGNPNPLNSVYFYGISIGSYGYNTINNTISGNKININSGYYSGGISLTGAIGTIVSNNILSLYGKHFVYGIAISDMSAWDYTQKSNKNQIISNNINAKGGMIYLIQSYNSIYNTIKNNNITGDGDAVYGYAAAGALNDLVEGNIMIIKGIDSSKIVNGFDSIGFGHGGIFFTQGSSNITIINNKITSIYKKGGDYGIFINGSDIDSKNTIKNNIITSDNAKKVGKAAIFTDKSSDLISGNTPKKTTLDILTKTIYKGKIATIKAILKDEDGNLVANTKIQLKINGKLYYATTNSKGVATFKISSLKVGKFRVTADYVGNTALLKSSNTKYQVVKGIPDLIIKKVKKQGNSYQITIKNQGSAKSTISKLKIFYKKNKYKLATVKGINPGKSITLKVKFLKKLANNKYTKIAQINYNKKALESNYNNNKKKFKV
- a CDS encoding right-handed parallel beta-helix repeat-containing protein codes for the protein MGKLKITMVFIVLLIFLALGTANAADTNSFDNNAVNDNSINGNFIDFNLVDANIINDNSADDIVDVNGVNDNNLNGNGNSNKENTSNNDYNNSKDSTSESGSIIDQSFSTESSLNVQNMIIASTPVTYIINNSNYNDFFYNNGSIKSGINAGDTLYIQGTLTNKNFIISIPLNIITTKVDGKLVNCTITIINTGSGSNITNLTFNNSNNNGHGVHLTGTQYNKIENCTFTLNGLNAYSIPVVRSNYNKIIGNTIKQTPNNAGQGQTHSLIVLGDSHYNVIENNTLESDGSNCIYLCTAAFADFSGSKSSTNNNISGNIIYGVSGDWCWAIAITNSDYNNIKNNKVRGAQRGISVSGNYINITGNDLQSKGTSDKPGIGISASGNHINIINNYINQSTNNEVGIEFAGTNSSIRNNTIFTINGYAIQVSVSENITLQNNSIATKAGKGISIFGTNNLILIENNYINSTNNGVCIMLDKASNSKFPKNVIIKNNKLNTTGEFAVDAKNADDSPGSILFEGQGNVIYGNGKYRDPNGVVSIPNSTPIFDGESHYVNESNYDDYFTSDGTLTGTVNDRDILIISGNFYNKNIIINRVVKIEGNGAYFYNTTFKIIIDGARIDSINIINSNNMGIIIVEANNVEINYCNITLNHTKTAYGIWISKSDNAKIKYNRVTVKGDFLTFGIFLDGANNCTIQDNIINVTGTKDLYNHHVGNCTECDNGTCVGGTCTGGTCVGGTCVDGTCTGGTCVGGTDDDGTHIIPEIYRTYGIILIGSDNNKIINNRIYATSALENPIDPINDGQNSIVGIDIYYDSHNNEVIGNIIEIIAKDPFLYGMGVLGSPTGTNSTTAKNNIFKNNRVTLVGPYFVSGFISGQNSYDTIVSDNTFECWGGNYSYGITLEKSQLNTIANNTIRTSAIVNYAIEAFESNYNIISNNNIESQGSYSYGIALYASSWNSISYNIINVNGNRLTTPLEGTHHDAIPYGNTGILLIANSNGNNITNNSIISSGEYAINCTNTSGNKIVYNFLNTTDMDGKKGKDSVSSIAGMNVVERNYYHSFEAIFSPVSTEVNGTANSTFPVSSQTGDVNGAKVKFYVFYEGTWTLFNESYITNGFAGFNWNKIFNGLNYGVYQIKAVIIKDGFEDYTIYSNLTVNKAPIEVIILNSTGIKGGSVKLSAKVTDKRNNSVSNVKVDFYVNGFYVGSNTTNSEGIAVYNYIERKGLNVGSYNLKADALVSSNHLNGSNEGIVKIKDKSILTFYSIPSEIGKISIIQAVLKNSAGKALSSKTLYLIIGNKVYLANTTSNGIATFGFSGLNVGKTKFVILFVDDDTQGSCNVTGYYTVKNHADLIITHVKKSGNYKYKITVKNQGESTSKTSKLKIWFGKKYKIVKIGSIDPNKSKTINVNFFKYSTHKKYTKYVEINYNKAINETNYKNNKISFKTSNYQRFKADLTIKSIKRSGNKYIITIKNQGTADSGKFRIKIGYGKKEKIFTVKSIPKGKQLTQKFTFFKYSTHKKYTKYVNVNYNKAVVESNYKNNLKKFKV